The following are encoded together in the Streptomyces flavofungini genome:
- a CDS encoding helix-turn-helix domain-containing protein gives MNPAEPAGPAPEPGDAAAPRADAVADALPVVAPQLRDLRRRAALTLEAAARAAGLSPAHLSRLETGQRQPSLPMLLALARTYGTTVSELLGETPADRHAVVRAPDMEPTAAGGWTYWQAGAPGRGMQALRVHVPHGAQGDIVRVHPGEEWLYVLTGRLRLRLGDTAYTLAPGDSAHFDSLTPHRIAAADHGGADLLFVHTLLQSPATALCLGGPTQGDRHDGI, from the coding sequence ATGAACCCTGCCGAGCCCGCGGGGCCCGCCCCGGAGCCCGGCGACGCCGCCGCCCCCCGGGCCGACGCCGTCGCGGATGCCCTGCCCGTCGTCGCGCCCCAGCTGAGGGACCTGCGCCGACGCGCCGCGCTGACCCTGGAGGCCGCCGCCCGCGCGGCCGGTCTCTCGCCCGCGCACCTGTCCCGCCTGGAGACCGGACAGCGCCAGCCGTCCCTGCCGATGCTGCTCGCGCTCGCCCGTACCTACGGTACGACGGTCTCCGAGCTCCTCGGCGAGACGCCTGCCGACCGGCACGCGGTCGTCCGCGCCCCCGACATGGAGCCCACGGCGGCCGGTGGCTGGACGTACTGGCAGGCGGGCGCGCCCGGCCGGGGCATGCAGGCGCTGCGGGTGCACGTCCCGCACGGCGCGCAGGGCGACATCGTGCGGGTCCACCCGGGCGAGGAGTGGCTGTACGTCCTCACCGGACGGCTCCGGCTCCGGCTCGGCGACACCGCGTACACCCTCGCCCCCGGCGACAGCGCGCACTTCGACTCGCTGACCCCGCACCGGATCGCCGCAGCCGACCACGGCGGCGCCGACCTTCTCTTCGTCCACACCCTGCTGCAGAGCCCGGCCACCGCGCTGTGCCTCGGCGGCCCCACCCAGGGAGACCGACATGACGGAATCTGA
- a CDS encoding tyrosine-protein phosphatase has protein sequence MTQQVPSTEPELAGVRNFRDVGGLPTLDGRRLRHGVLFRSGHLAHATEADAAFLGSLGLHTIFDFRNAADQRLEGPDVALPGVRNVNLPLTDPADGAEFWKMVRDGDLDQLRSALSDGRAAGRMFASYRTIIKERTAEHSRVLHALAEDSVPALMHCAAGKDRAGLSIAVTLLAVGVERDAIMADYLESNAKHRRYKVHRSSTAADAMSPEVMELLSPLFDARAEYLDAAFETIALTWGDTDTYLERGLGVSAQTRERLRERLLD, from the coding sequence GTGACGCAGCAGGTCCCGTCGACCGAGCCCGAGCTGGCCGGCGTGCGCAACTTCCGTGACGTGGGCGGCCTTCCGACGCTCGACGGCCGCCGGCTGCGCCACGGCGTCCTCTTCCGCAGCGGTCACCTCGCGCACGCCACGGAGGCCGACGCCGCGTTCCTCGGCTCGCTGGGCCTGCACACGATCTTCGACTTCCGCAACGCCGCCGACCAGCGCCTGGAGGGCCCGGACGTGGCGCTGCCGGGCGTGCGCAACGTGAATCTGCCGCTGACGGACCCCGCCGACGGCGCCGAGTTCTGGAAGATGGTCCGCGACGGCGACCTGGACCAGCTGCGCTCGGCCCTGTCCGACGGCAGGGCGGCGGGCCGGATGTTCGCGTCGTACCGGACGATCATCAAGGAGCGCACGGCCGAGCACAGCCGGGTCCTGCACGCGCTGGCCGAGGACAGCGTGCCGGCCCTCATGCACTGCGCGGCGGGCAAGGACCGGGCCGGCCTGTCCATAGCAGTGACGCTGCTCGCGGTCGGCGTGGAGCGCGACGCGATCATGGCGGACTACCTGGAGTCGAACGCCAAGCACCGCCGCTACAAGGTGCACCGCAGCAGCACCGCGGCGGACGCGATGTCCCCCGAGGTGATGGAGCTCCTGAGCCCGCTGTTCGACGCCCGCGCCGAGTATCTGGACGCGGCCTTCGAGACCATCGCGCTGACGTGGGGCGACACGGACACGTATCTGGAGCGGGGCCTCGGCGTCAGCGCGCAGACGCGTGAGCGGCTGCGCGAGCGCCTGCTCGACTGA
- a CDS encoding DUF6126 family protein, protein MQEKFPRALWVRLIIYVAVGHVFAFFVYLLFVLGGKNQ, encoded by the coding sequence ATGCAGGAGAAGTTCCCGCGCGCCCTGTGGGTCCGGCTGATCATCTATGTGGCCGTGGGCCACGTGTTCGCGTTCTTCGTCTATCTGCTGTTCGTGCTCGGGGGCAAGAACCAGTAG